In a single window of the Xylanimonas protaetiae genome:
- a CDS encoding HIRAN domain-containing protein: MATLLKTDQLLVTRQDPATRRFARVGTLTFDGGTYTFSYDPTAKRPLPGLPMGKTHQSQTLFPIFAERVIDPHRPERFETLEHLGLPREAGPFEVLAVSGGGRTGDTYELTPLPQRGDVSLPFLVHGVRHLTPGERGAIDLLAPGDRLSLRFEPENPVDDRALLVTQDGGRLGYVPTPLLEYVHEIIKREHDLIVERVNPAEAGLHMRLLVRLVGRYEG, from the coding sequence ATGGCGACACTGCTGAAGACTGACCAGCTCCTCGTAACGCGCCAGGATCCGGCCACGCGACGGTTCGCGCGCGTGGGGACGTTGACGTTCGACGGCGGGACGTACACGTTCTCGTACGACCCCACCGCGAAGCGCCCGCTCCCGGGGCTTCCGATGGGGAAGACCCACCAGAGCCAGACGCTCTTCCCGATCTTCGCGGAGCGGGTGATCGATCCCCACAGGCCTGAGCGCTTCGAGACCCTTGAGCATCTTGGGCTACCTCGCGAAGCCGGCCCGTTCGAGGTCCTCGCGGTCTCCGGTGGCGGTCGAACTGGCGACACGTACGAGCTCACCCCGTTGCCCCAGCGTGGCGACGTGAGCCTGCCGTTCCTCGTGCACGGTGTTCGTCACCTCACGCCCGGAGAACGCGGAGCCATCGACCTCCTCGCGCCAGGAGATCGCCTGTCACTGCGGTTCGAGCCCGAGAACCCCGTCGACGACCGTGCACTGCTCGTGACTCAGGACGGAGGGCGCCTCGGGTACGTCCCCACGCCGCTGCTCGAGTACGTGCACGAGATCATCAAGCGTGAACACGACCTGATCGTCGAGCGTGTCAACCCTGCAGAGGCCGGGCTCCACATGCGCCTGCTCGTCCGCCTTGTCGGACGCTACGAGGGCTGA
- a CDS encoding DNA-3-methyladenine glycosylase family protein, which translates to MQRTAGRFDAPLTVRHESARPLDVALTLGQLGHGPFDPAVRRTPDGVLWRTSLLATGPVTQRIVQAGPRSAVVDLWGEGAREAADGVAALLGEDDDAAGFTYPAVLRDAALRAAGMRMPRTGRVLESLVPAIFEQRVQSVTAHRAWRWLLTRYGSPAPGPAPDGMRVVPTPQQWAAIPSWDWHRAGIDAGRARTAVACARLAGRLEEAALLAGPAARARLEAVRGVGVWTSAEVAQRAFGDADAVSVGDFNLPGAVGWTLAGERTDDAGMLALLAPYAPHRHRVVRLITTRGHASAPRRGPRTRLVDHRRY; encoded by the coding sequence GTGCAGCGGACGGCAGGCCGGTTCGACGCACCGCTGACGGTGCGTCACGAGTCGGCGCGCCCGCTCGACGTCGCGCTGACGCTCGGACAGCTCGGGCACGGCCCGTTCGACCCCGCGGTGCGCCGCACGCCCGACGGCGTCCTGTGGCGCACCTCCCTGCTGGCCACGGGGCCTGTCACGCAGCGGATCGTGCAGGCGGGCCCGCGATCCGCCGTCGTCGACCTGTGGGGCGAGGGGGCCCGCGAGGCCGCCGACGGCGTCGCCGCGCTGCTCGGCGAGGACGACGACGCCGCCGGCTTCACCTACCCCGCCGTGCTCCGCGACGCCGCCCTGCGCGCGGCAGGGATGCGCATGCCGCGCACCGGGAGGGTGCTGGAGTCGCTCGTCCCCGCGATCTTCGAGCAGCGTGTGCAGTCGGTGACGGCGCACCGGGCCTGGCGCTGGCTGCTGACCCGGTACGGCTCGCCCGCTCCGGGGCCCGCGCCCGACGGGATGCGCGTGGTGCCCACGCCGCAGCAGTGGGCCGCGATCCCGAGCTGGGACTGGCACCGCGCCGGCATCGACGCCGGGCGGGCCCGGACGGCGGTCGCGTGCGCCCGCCTGGCCGGCCGGCTCGAGGAGGCGGCGCTCCTGGCAGGGCCCGCCGCGCGGGCGCGCCTGGAGGCGGTCCGCGGCGTCGGCGTGTGGACGTCGGCCGAGGTGGCGCAGCGGGCCTTCGGCGACGCCGACGCCGTCTCCGTCGGCGACTTCAACCTGCCGGGCGCGGTGGGCTGGACGCTCGCCGGCGAACGCACCGACGACGCCGGGATGCTGGCCCTCCTCGCCCCGTACGCGCCGCACCGGCACCGGGTGGTGCGGCTCATCACGACGCGCGGGCACGCGAGCGCGCCACGGCGGGGGCCGCGGACCCGCCTGGTGGACCACCGACGGTACTGA
- a CDS encoding ribonuclease H family protein has translation MIIVSTDGSCLRNPGGAIGWAWIDHEGGRFDSGGAASGTNQVAELTAVLRAVEAHPGDEPLLIESDSQYAIRCSSEWLEGWKRKGWRTASGSPVKNLELVQAIDAAIAGRGGPVRFRWVRGHVGNPFNERADELAGLAAADWAAGRGHVGSVLLTDAEELAAAEPARRPAVVGARPATERPAAEPQWELGTLFD, from the coding sequence GTGATCATCGTGAGCACCGACGGTTCGTGCCTCCGCAACCCCGGGGGTGCGATCGGCTGGGCGTGGATCGACCACGAGGGCGGCCGCTTCGACTCGGGCGGCGCCGCCAGCGGCACCAACCAGGTCGCCGAGCTCACCGCGGTGCTGCGGGCGGTCGAGGCGCACCCCGGCGACGAGCCGCTGCTCATCGAGTCGGACTCGCAGTACGCCATCCGCTGCTCCTCGGAGTGGCTGGAGGGCTGGAAGCGCAAGGGGTGGCGGACGGCGTCCGGCAGCCCCGTGAAGAACCTCGAGCTCGTGCAGGCGATCGACGCCGCCATCGCGGGCCGCGGCGGTCCCGTGCGGTTCCGCTGGGTGCGCGGCCACGTGGGCAACCCGTTCAACGAGCGCGCCGACGAGCTCGCCGGCCTCGCCGCCGCGGACTGGGCGGCCGGGCGTGGCCACGTCGGGTCGGTGCTCCTCACCGACGCCGAGGAGCTGGCGGCGGCCGAGCCCGCCCGCCGGCCGGCGGTCGTCGGGGCACGCCCGGCGACGGAGCGCCCCGCGGCCGAGCCGCAGTGGGAGCTCGGCACGCTCTTCGACTGA
- a CDS encoding VIT1/CCC1 transporter family protein, translating to MTTPTPAERSAGQHPARPRTPADIRRWRRYLADERAEAAVYRDLAGRRTGEERDILLALAAAEGRHEQHWLDLLGDDVGRPLPGDLRTRLLGWLARRFGGVFVLALAQRAEARSEYAEEADATAAMAADEQIHEEVVRGLATRGRNRLSGTFRAAVFGANDGLVSNLALVLGIGASGASQQTVLLTGLAGLLAGALSMGAGEFISIRSQRELLEASTPAPSAARALPHLDVDANELALVYRARGMAVDDAQAHADTVLARLAAAGTTSGATEADLHASHAAEEAAGVAGEDDDLETHGTAWGAAISSFCFFASGAVIPVVPYLFGLHGTTAVVVASALVGVALLATGAVTGLLSGTSPLSRAVRQLAIGFGAAAVTYVLGLAFGTTVS from the coding sequence ATGACCACCCCCACGCCCGCCGAGCGATCGGCCGGGCAGCACCCTGCCCGCCCCCGCACGCCCGCGGACATCCGCCGCTGGCGCCGCTACCTCGCCGACGAGCGCGCGGAGGCCGCCGTCTACCGCGACCTCGCGGGCCGTCGCACGGGCGAGGAGCGCGACATCCTGCTCGCGCTCGCGGCCGCGGAGGGCCGCCACGAGCAGCACTGGCTCGACCTGCTGGGCGACGACGTCGGCCGCCCGCTGCCCGGCGACCTGCGCACGCGCCTGCTGGGCTGGCTCGCCCGCCGGTTCGGCGGCGTCTTCGTCCTCGCGCTCGCCCAGCGGGCCGAGGCGCGCTCGGAGTACGCCGAGGAGGCCGACGCGACGGCCGCGATGGCCGCGGACGAGCAGATCCACGAGGAGGTCGTGCGCGGCCTCGCGACGCGCGGCCGCAACCGCCTGTCGGGCACGTTCCGCGCCGCGGTGTTCGGCGCGAACGACGGCCTCGTCTCCAACCTCGCGCTCGTCCTCGGCATCGGCGCGTCGGGCGCCTCGCAGCAGACCGTGCTGCTCACGGGCCTCGCGGGCCTGCTCGCGGGCGCGCTGTCCATGGGCGCGGGCGAGTTCATCTCGATCCGCTCGCAGCGCGAGCTCCTGGAGGCGTCCACGCCCGCGCCGTCGGCGGCGCGCGCCCTGCCGCACCTCGACGTCGACGCCAACGAGCTCGCGCTCGTCTACCGGGCCCGTGGCATGGCCGTCGACGACGCCCAGGCGCACGCCGACACCGTGCTCGCCCGCCTCGCGGCGGCGGGGACGACGTCGGGCGCGACGGAGGCCGACCTCCACGCGAGCCATGCGGCCGAGGAGGCGGCCGGCGTCGCGGGCGAGGACGACGACCTCGAGACGCACGGCACCGCGTGGGGCGCGGCCATCTCCAGCTTCTGCTTCTTTGCCTCGGGCGCCGTCATCCCGGTCGTCCCGTACCTGTTCGGGCTCCACGGGACGACGGCGGTCGTCGTCGCGTCCGCCCTCGTCGGCGTCGCGCTGCTCGCGACGGGTGCGGTCACGGGCCTGCTCTCGGGCACGTCGCCGCTGTCCCGGGCCGTGCGCCAGCTCGCGATCGGCTTCGGCGCGGCGGCGGTCACGTACGTGCTCGGCCTCGCCTTCGGCACCACGGTGTCCTGA
- a CDS encoding gluconate:H+ symporter: protein MLTPATTLAAALPAGLRLADAAEPTASTTRLVIAAVVGIVAIVALIVWAKLHPFLALVIGSGVLAVVAGTDLVDAFGSFTTGLGSTVGGVGVLIALGAIIGKLLIDSGGADQIVDTILARTPAQRVPWALAFIAFIVGIPLFFEVGVVLLIPVVMLVARRAKVSPILVGIPALAGLSALHGLVPPHPGPLLAIDALNADLGRTLGLGLLVAIPTVIVSGPVLAKILVRWVHLDPPTTVLGVPDTAPDEERRRPSFWVSIGVVLLPVLLMLVRAVLEITHTETTTVGSAFEFLGEPLVALLVTALVSLLAFGTGVGRTRAQLSDLVGASFLPIAGILLIVGAGGGFKQTLVDSGVGQVIADGITSAHLDPLLAGWLVAVLIRVATGSATVATITAAGIMAPIAAGLDPTHAALMVLVIGAGSVFLSHVNDAGFWLVKEYFGMTVGQTFKTWSLMETVLSVVAGGVVMLLGLVV from the coding sequence ATGCTCACCCCCGCAACGACCCTCGCCGCAGCCCTCCCCGCCGGGCTGCGCCTCGCCGACGCCGCCGAGCCGACCGCGTCCACCACGCGGCTCGTGATCGCGGCCGTCGTCGGCATCGTCGCCATCGTCGCCCTCATCGTGTGGGCGAAGCTGCACCCGTTCCTCGCGCTCGTCATCGGCTCCGGCGTCCTCGCCGTCGTCGCCGGGACCGACCTCGTCGACGCGTTCGGCTCGTTCACCACCGGCCTCGGGAGCACCGTCGGCGGCGTCGGCGTGCTCATCGCGCTCGGCGCCATCATCGGCAAGCTGCTCATCGACTCCGGCGGCGCGGACCAGATCGTCGACACGATCCTCGCGCGGACGCCCGCCCAGCGGGTGCCGTGGGCGCTCGCGTTCATCGCGTTCATCGTGGGCATCCCGCTGTTCTTCGAGGTCGGCGTGGTGCTGCTCATCCCCGTCGTGATGCTCGTCGCGCGGCGCGCCAAGGTCTCGCCCATCCTCGTCGGCATCCCGGCGCTCGCCGGCCTCTCGGCCCTGCACGGGCTCGTGCCGCCGCACCCCGGCCCGCTCCTCGCCATCGACGCGCTGAACGCGGACCTGGGCCGCACGCTCGGGCTCGGCCTGCTCGTCGCGATCCCGACCGTCATCGTCTCCGGCCCGGTGCTCGCCAAGATCCTGGTGCGCTGGGTGCACCTCGACCCGCCGACGACGGTGCTCGGCGTCCCCGACACCGCCCCGGACGAGGAGCGCCGCCGGCCCTCCTTCTGGGTGTCCATCGGCGTCGTGCTGCTGCCCGTCCTGCTCATGCTCGTCCGCGCGGTCCTCGAGATCACGCACACCGAGACGACGACGGTGGGCAGCGCGTTCGAGTTCCTCGGCGAGCCGCTCGTGGCCCTGCTCGTCACCGCCCTGGTCTCGCTGCTCGCGTTCGGCACCGGCGTCGGGCGCACGCGCGCCCAGCTCTCCGACCTCGTCGGGGCGTCGTTCCTGCCCATCGCGGGCATCCTGCTCATCGTCGGCGCGGGCGGCGGCTTCAAGCAGACGCTCGTCGACTCCGGCGTCGGGCAGGTCATCGCCGACGGCATCACGTCCGCGCACCTCGACCCGCTGCTCGCGGGCTGGCTCGTGGCGGTGCTCATCCGCGTCGCCACCGGGTCCGCGACCGTGGCCACCATCACCGCCGCCGGGATCATGGCGCCCATCGCGGCGGGCCTCGACCCGACGCACGCGGCGCTCATGGTGCTGGTGATCGGCGCCGGCTCGGTGTTCCTGTCGCACGTCAACGACGCCGGGTTCTGGCTGGTCAAGGAGTACTTCGGCATGACCGTCGGCCAGACGTTCAAGACGTGGTCCCTCATGGAGACCGTCCTGTCCGTCGTCGCCGGCGGCGTGGTGATGCTGCTGGGCCTGGTGGTCTGA
- a CDS encoding FadR/GntR family transcriptional regulator translates to MPADVLHTTVLDALGRRITGGDLREGSVLTLDAISQEFGVSRTVAREVMRLLEGYGLVRPRRRVGLVVLPMSAWQVLSPTVIGWRLQGDGRVDQLRSLTELRHAVEPLAAAGAARHATDEQRAELVAVAARLRALGDAGEGDHAEFLAADVAMHELLLCASGNELFGALSGVVAAVLSGRTSLGLMPASPHPVALDAHEAVARAVAAGDAEGARRAMAVVVDEVQQALDAV, encoded by the coding sequence GTGCCCGCCGACGTCCTCCACACCACCGTCCTCGACGCCCTCGGTCGTCGCATCACGGGCGGTGACCTGCGTGAAGGCTCCGTGCTGACGCTCGACGCGATCAGCCAGGAGTTCGGCGTCTCCCGCACCGTGGCCCGCGAGGTCATGCGGCTGCTCGAGGGCTACGGCCTCGTCCGCCCGCGTCGTCGGGTCGGGCTCGTCGTCCTGCCCATGTCCGCCTGGCAGGTGCTCAGCCCCACCGTCATCGGCTGGCGCCTCCAGGGCGACGGCCGCGTCGACCAGCTCCGCTCGCTCACCGAGCTGCGCCACGCCGTCGAGCCGCTCGCCGCGGCCGGCGCCGCCCGCCACGCGACCGACGAGCAGCGTGCCGAGCTCGTCGCCGTCGCGGCCCGCCTGCGCGCGCTCGGAGACGCCGGGGAGGGCGACCACGCGGAGTTCCTCGCCGCCGACGTCGCGATGCACGAGCTGCTGCTGTGCGCCAGCGGCAACGAGCTGTTCGGCGCGCTGTCCGGCGTCGTCGCCGCCGTCCTGTCGGGCCGCACCAGCCTCGGCCTCATGCCCGCGTCGCCGCACCCCGTCGCGCTCGACGCGCACGAGGCGGTCGCTCGCGCCGTCGCCGCCGGCGACGCCGAGGGCGCCCGCCGCGCGATGGCCGTCGTCGTCGACGAGGTCCAGCAGGCCCTCGACGCCGTCTGA
- a CDS encoding MFS transporter, translated as MSRNPYLDVLRVPGAAAFSAAGGLARLPNAMVAIGTVLMVQTSTGSYAVAGRVSAVLVVAQAVGAPQVARFVDRAGQRRVLLPLLLVTTAGLLGLVAAATSHAPEWTLWLLAVVAGGTQGSYGAYVRARWTHAVREPRQLHTAFSLEASVDELVFIVGPIVATVLATAVVSSGGLVVAAVAGLVGGLAFLVQRRTEPPVRRPSEPSPDTAAIEVVTRGDDGAIVGAAPVAPGTRQRPAILVPGMPVLAVVFLAMGTIFGAVDVSTVAFATEQGARGMAGVVLAAFALGSLVSGLAYGAVHWRSRLSTRFVVGTAVIAAGVSLFLTAHSKVALAVAMSLTGLAIAPTLVNGNAMVQALVPSNRLTEGLAWIGTASGSGAALGSWLAGTRIDAGGSEAGFLVAMIAGWACAALALAALPDLRKR; from the coding sequence GTGAGCCGCAACCCGTACCTCGACGTGCTCCGGGTCCCCGGCGCAGCAGCCTTCTCCGCAGCAGGCGGGCTCGCCCGGCTCCCCAACGCGATGGTCGCCATCGGCACGGTGCTCATGGTGCAGACGTCCACCGGGTCGTACGCCGTGGCGGGCCGCGTGTCGGCCGTGCTCGTGGTCGCGCAGGCGGTCGGCGCGCCGCAGGTCGCCCGGTTCGTGGACCGGGCGGGGCAGCGCCGCGTCCTGCTCCCCCTGCTGCTCGTGACGACGGCGGGCCTGCTGGGCCTCGTCGCGGCGGCCACGTCGCACGCCCCGGAGTGGACGCTGTGGCTGCTCGCGGTGGTCGCGGGCGGGACGCAGGGCTCGTACGGCGCGTACGTGCGCGCCCGCTGGACGCACGCGGTGCGCGAGCCGCGCCAGCTCCACACGGCGTTCTCGCTCGAGGCGTCCGTGGACGAGCTCGTGTTCATCGTCGGCCCCATCGTGGCGACCGTGCTCGCCACGGCCGTGGTCTCGTCCGGCGGCCTCGTGGTCGCCGCGGTCGCGGGCCTCGTCGGCGGGCTCGCGTTCCTGGTGCAGCGCCGCACGGAGCCGCCCGTACGGCGTCCGTCCGAGCCCTCCCCGGACACCGCGGCCATCGAGGTGGTCACGCGCGGCGACGACGGCGCCATCGTCGGTGCCGCCCCCGTCGCGCCGGGGACCCGGCAGCGGCCCGCGATCCTCGTGCCCGGCATGCCCGTGCTCGCCGTCGTGTTCCTCGCGATGGGCACGATCTTCGGCGCCGTCGACGTGTCCACGGTCGCGTTCGCGACCGAGCAGGGCGCGCGCGGCATGGCCGGCGTGGTGCTCGCGGCGTTCGCGCTCGGGTCGCTCGTCTCGGGCCTGGCCTACGGGGCGGTCCACTGGCGCTCGCGGCTCTCGACGCGGTTCGTGGTCGGCACCGCCGTGATCGCGGCGGGCGTGTCGTTGTTCCTCACCGCGCACTCGAAGGTGGCGCTCGCGGTCGCCATGTCGCTGACCGGCCTGGCCATCGCGCCCACCCTCGTCAACGGCAACGCGATGGTGCAGGCGCTCGTGCCGTCGAACCGCCTGACCGAGGGCCTGGCCTGGATCGGCACCGCGAGCGGCTCCGGGGCGGCGCTCGGGTCGTGGCTCGCGGGCACGCGCATCGACGCGGGCGGGTCGGAGGCCGGGTTCCTCGTGGCGATGATCGCCGGGTGGGCGTGCGCGGCGCTGGCGCTCGCGGCGCTGCCGGACCTGCGCAAGCGGTAG
- a CDS encoding GNAT family N-acetyltransferase, with product MTHPTASADQSPVCVVVRLPEQSRYEAHHPESDRVMGWLNFRVEGDVVVIPQTVTVPEFRGRGVAAMLARQALEDAIDDGKKVDALCWYVAEFIERNPRYYSLQV from the coding sequence ATGACGCATCCGACGGCCTCCGCTGACCAGTCGCCGGTGTGTGTCGTCGTGCGGCTCCCCGAGCAGTCGCGGTACGAGGCGCACCACCCGGAGTCCGACCGCGTCATGGGCTGGCTCAACTTCCGCGTCGAGGGCGACGTCGTCGTCATCCCCCAGACCGTCACGGTGCCCGAGTTCCGTGGGCGCGGTGTCGCGGCCATGCTCGCCCGACAGGCGCTCGAGGACGCCATCGACGACGGCAAGAAGGTCGACGCCCTGTGCTGGTACGTGGCCGAGTTCATCGAGCGCAACCCGCGCTACTACTCGCTCCAGGTCTGA
- a CDS encoding GNAT family N-acetyltransferase — MTEVRPHVTVTVTDDPARSVFVATLDDGTVAGGAYYHRLGGTVIFTHTEVDPAFEGQGIGSRLAAGALGLVRAAGGKVVPLCPFVRGWMAKHPEHDDLLKTFTDFGTRTGGPGAGGPAAPAAGKPAPAAGE, encoded by the coding sequence ATGACCGAGGTCCGCCCGCACGTCACCGTCACCGTCACCGACGACCCCGCCCGCTCCGTCTTCGTCGCCACGCTCGACGACGGCACCGTCGCGGGCGGCGCGTACTACCACCGGCTCGGTGGCACCGTGATCTTCACGCACACCGAGGTGGACCCCGCGTTCGAGGGCCAGGGGATCGGCTCGCGCCTCGCCGCGGGAGCCCTCGGGCTCGTGCGCGCGGCCGGCGGGAAGGTCGTCCCGCTGTGCCCCTTCGTCCGGGGCTGGATGGCCAAGCATCCCGAGCACGACGACCTCCTCAAGACGTTCACCGATTTCGGCACCCGCACGGGCGGCCCCGGCGCAGGCGGGCCCGCCGCGCCCGCCGCCGGTAAGCCCGCGCCCGCCGCGGGGGAGTGA
- a CDS encoding FAD-binding protein has translation MSAALAAVETFAAEGRDDAVVALVSKVYPMRSHTVAAEGGAAGVVPGGADTAEQHVADTLRGGAGLGHDDAVRFVVDRAPAELARLERLGMPWSRTADGDPAVRRFGGMTNPRTWFAADKTGFHLLHTLFQTTLREPSIRRYDEHVVLDLLLSDAPSSDAPSSGASRPSSGAGSQSPADASRAARGVVAYDQQRGEPVTILAAAVVLATGGYARAWGTSTNAGIVTGDGLSMALRAGLPLRDLEMVQVHPTCLPGSGILITEAARGEGGVLVDAAGERYLADYGLGPVTPVGEPAARQMELGPRDKLSQAFWHADRAGRTIPTRDGGVVHLDLRHLGKAVIDERLPLVAGLARRFGGVDPVREPIPVRPAAHYTMGGIVTTAHGQVLDAAGAPVAGLFAAGECASTGLHGANRLGSNSLVETLVVGRAAGTLAAAPSSPSEPLSSSGPPSTAARPASSAPPSSAVPSSQSQDPGEAALVDRARARAEHWLAMRGRGTESPAEIRRELGTVLDAEVGIFRDADGLARAAATLEDLHARYQDVRVADTAAVFNTDWSQVLELGAMLAVARGAVAAAIGRTESRGAHQRLDHPHTDDVARHSLVTLDAAGAVEVRWQPVDAAVSAAAAATPGKDHR, from the coding sequence CTGAGCGCGGCGCTCGCGGCCGTCGAGACGTTCGCCGCCGAGGGACGCGACGACGCCGTCGTCGCCCTCGTCTCGAAGGTCTACCCGATGCGCTCGCACACGGTCGCGGCCGAGGGCGGGGCGGCGGGCGTCGTCCCCGGCGGGGCGGACACCGCCGAGCAGCACGTCGCGGACACGCTCCGGGGCGGCGCGGGCCTGGGCCACGACGACGCCGTCCGGTTCGTCGTGGACCGCGCGCCCGCGGAGCTCGCCCGCCTGGAGCGGCTCGGCATGCCGTGGTCGCGCACCGCGGACGGCGACCCGGCGGTCCGCCGGTTCGGCGGCATGACCAACCCGCGCACGTGGTTCGCCGCCGACAAGACCGGCTTCCACCTGCTGCACACCCTCTTCCAGACGACGCTGCGCGAGCCGTCGATCCGCCGCTACGACGAGCACGTGGTCCTCGACCTGCTGCTCTCGGACGCCCCGTCGTCGGACGCCCCGTCGTCCGGCGCGAGCCGCCCGTCGTCCGGTGCGGGGTCGCAGAGCCCCGCGGACGCGAGCCGCGCCGCCCGCGGCGTCGTCGCCTACGACCAGCAGCGCGGCGAGCCCGTGACGATCCTCGCGGCCGCCGTCGTCCTCGCGACGGGCGGCTATGCCCGTGCCTGGGGCACGTCCACCAACGCGGGCATCGTCACGGGCGACGGCCTGTCGATGGCGCTGCGCGCGGGCCTGCCGCTGCGCGACCTCGAGATGGTCCAGGTCCACCCCACGTGCCTGCCGGGCAGCGGCATCCTCATCACCGAGGCGGCCCGCGGCGAGGGCGGCGTGCTGGTCGACGCCGCGGGCGAGCGCTACCTCGCCGACTACGGGCTCGGCCCGGTCACGCCCGTCGGCGAGCCCGCCGCGCGGCAGATGGAGCTCGGCCCGCGCGACAAGCTCTCCCAGGCGTTCTGGCACGCCGACCGCGCCGGCCGCACGATCCCCACGCGCGACGGCGGCGTCGTCCACCTCGACCTGCGCCACCTCGGCAAGGCCGTCATCGACGAGCGTCTGCCCCTCGTCGCGGGCCTCGCGCGGCGCTTCGGGGGCGTCGACCCGGTCCGCGAACCGATCCCCGTCCGACCGGCCGCCCACTACACGATGGGCGGCATCGTCACGACGGCTCACGGTCAGGTGCTCGACGCCGCGGGCGCCCCCGTCGCCGGCCTGTTCGCCGCGGGCGAGTGCGCGAGCACCGGCCTGCACGGCGCGAACCGCCTGGGCTCGAACTCCCTCGTCGAGACCCTCGTGGTCGGCCGCGCCGCCGGCACGCTGGCGGCCGCGCCGTCGTCGCCGTCCGAGCCCCTGTCGTCGTCCGGGCCCCCGTCGACCGCCGCGCGCCCGGCGTCGTCCGCGCCTCCGTCGTCCGCCGTGCCGTCATCGCAGTCGCAGGACCCCGGCGAGGCCGCCCTCGTCGACCGCGCCCGCGCCCGCGCCGAGCACTGGCTCGCGATGCGCGGCCGCGGCACCGAGTCGCCCGCCGAGATCCGCCGCGAGCTGGGCACCGTCCTCGACGCCGAGGTCGGCATCTTCCGCGACGCGGACGGACTGGCCCGCGCCGCGGCCACCCTCGAGGACCTGCACGCCCGCTACCAGGACGTCCGCGTCGCCGACACGGCCGCCGTCTTCAACACCGACTGGAGCCAGGTGCTCGAGCTCGGCGCGATGCTCGCGGTCGCGCGCGGCGCGGTCGCCGCCGCCATCGGGCGCACGGAGTCCCGCGGCGCCCACCAGCGCCTCGACCACCCGCACACCGACGACGTCGCCCGGCACTCCCTGGTGACCCTGGACGCGGCCGGCGCCGTCGAGGTGCGCTGGCAGCCGGTCGACGCCGCGGTGTCGGCGGCGGCCGCCGCGACGCCCGGGAAGGACCACCGATGA
- a CDS encoding succinate dehydrogenase/fumarate reductase iron-sulfur subunit produces MTDQTLRVTVTRQEPGEEPRDETFDVPFDDRTSVLDALDWIKDHSAPSLTFRWSCRSGVCGSCGVMVNGRPVLGCETTVAGYRTSGLTVGPMAHATVQRDLAVDTDEFLAKLRGVSPWMLPTPPVLQPAGAPGPHPSPDAESQDPSAVPSLDVLAVHSQTPGQVEAYRGLSQCIDCMLCYAACPVLDDVAGFTGPAAVATARRWDLDSRDDGNETRFLALAENEEGIWPCTQVGACTRACPKGVDPAKAIRDYQREALG; encoded by the coding sequence ATGACCGACCAGACCCTGCGCGTCACCGTGACCCGGCAGGAGCCGGGCGAGGAGCCGCGCGACGAGACCTTCGACGTCCCGTTCGACGACCGCACCTCGGTGCTCGACGCCCTCGACTGGATCAAGGACCACAGCGCGCCGTCGCTGACGTTCCGCTGGTCGTGCCGCTCGGGCGTGTGCGGCTCGTGCGGCGTCATGGTCAACGGCCGCCCGGTGCTCGGCTGCGAGACGACGGTCGCGGGCTACCGCACGTCGGGCCTCACGGTCGGCCCCATGGCCCACGCCACGGTGCAGCGCGACCTCGCCGTCGACACCGACGAGTTCCTCGCCAAGCTGCGCGGCGTCTCCCCGTGGATGCTGCCGACCCCGCCGGTCCTCCAGCCCGCCGGGGCCCCGGGCCCGCACCCGTCGCCGGACGCGGAGTCGCAGGACCCGTCGGCCGTCCCGTCCTTGGACGTCCTCGCCGTCCACAGTCAGACCCCCGGCCAGGTCGAGGCCTACAGGGGCCTCTCCCAGTGCATCGACTGCATGCTCTGCTACGCGGCCTGCCCCGTCCTCGACGACGTCGCCGGCTTCACGGGCCCGGCCGCCGTCGCGACGGCGCGCCGCTGGGACCTCGACTCGCGCGACGACGGCAACGAGACCCGCTTCCTCGCCCTCGCCGAGAACGAGGAGGGCATCTGGCCCTGCACCCAGGTCGGCGCCTGCACGCGCGCCTGCCCGAAGGGCGTCGACCCGGCCAAGGCGATCCGCGACTACCAGCGCGAGGCGCTGGGCTGA